Proteins encoded by one window of Bryobacteraceae bacterium:
- a CDS encoding DUF1592 domain-containing protein, producing MNGFKNQAQAQSLSPLQIEAYSAAAERLARNAFRGGDTRGLIPCKPSAACRARFLREFGLKAFRRPLEPAEQARYEKLMAGEKDFVAGAQLVVEAMLQSPSFLFRLENTADPKWKPYVTASRLSYSLWDTMPDAELLAAAARGDLATPRGVDRATRRLLDHPHAREAFDEFVSQWLRFDRILTASRDRRKYPQFTRETAVAMTEEARLFLGDLVWNDGNFMDAFSGPYGFPNAELASIYGVPAPSKEFDRVPFPAASERAGLLGQALFLAQTSKPDDSSLTARGLFVREQFLCQKVPDPPAGVNTNLPPVTEAKPQTNRDRMSEHATNPSCFTCHNLIDPIGFGLEKFDAIGGRRDKFALQFPGKRVEGERRPRLKKVEMEIDSAGHVAGIHDSAFTSPFELGKVLAASAQCQECVVKQYFRYTTGRVETASDRPVILALTERFRTSGFKFRELIVELMSVREFPQGSPGGGSPGGERKAVDVASNHKPR from the coding sequence GTGAACGGCTTCAAGAATCAGGCCCAGGCGCAGAGCCTTTCACCGCTGCAGATCGAAGCCTACAGCGCGGCCGCCGAACGGCTGGCTCGCAATGCGTTCCGCGGCGGCGATACGCGCGGGTTGATTCCCTGCAAGCCGTCGGCCGCGTGCCGCGCGCGGTTCCTGCGCGAATTCGGGTTGAAGGCGTTCCGCCGTCCGCTCGAACCCGCCGAGCAGGCGCGATACGAGAAATTGATGGCCGGCGAAAAGGACTTCGTGGCCGGCGCCCAACTCGTCGTCGAAGCGATGCTTCAATCGCCCAGCTTCCTGTTCCGGCTGGAGAACACGGCGGATCCGAAATGGAAGCCCTATGTCACCGCCAGCCGCCTCTCCTACTCGCTCTGGGACACCATGCCCGACGCCGAACTGCTGGCCGCCGCGGCGCGAGGCGATCTCGCGACTCCGAGAGGCGTGGACCGGGCCACCCGCCGCCTGCTCGATCATCCCCACGCGCGTGAGGCCTTCGACGAGTTCGTGAGTCAGTGGCTCCGTTTCGACCGCATCCTCACCGCCAGCCGCGACCGCCGCAAGTATCCCCAGTTCACCCGCGAAACCGCCGTCGCGATGACGGAGGAAGCGCGACTCTTCCTGGGCGACCTCGTCTGGAACGACGGCAATTTCATGGACGCGTTCTCGGGGCCGTACGGATTCCCGAACGCGGAATTGGCGTCGATCTACGGCGTTCCCGCGCCCTCGAAGGAATTCGACCGCGTTCCGTTTCCCGCCGCTTCCGAGCGCGCGGGCCTGCTCGGGCAGGCGCTCTTCCTCGCCCAGACATCCAAGCCGGACGATTCCTCGCTCACCGCGCGCGGGCTCTTCGTGCGCGAACAGTTCCTGTGCCAGAAAGTGCCCGATCCGCCCGCCGGCGTGAACACCAACCTGCCGCCCGTCACCGAGGCCAAGCCGCAAACCAATCGCGACCGCATGTCCGAGCACGCCACGAATCCGAGCTGCTTCACCTGCCACAACCTGATCGACCCGATCGGCTTCGGCCTCGAAAAGTTCGACGCTATCGGCGGACGCCGCGATAAGTTTGCGCTGCAGTTCCCCGGCAAGCGTGTCGAAGGCGAACGCCGCCCGCGCTTGAAGAAAGTGGAGATGGAGATCGACTCGGCCGGACACGTCGCTGGAATTCACGATTCGGCATTCACTTCGCCGTTCGAGTTGGGCAAGGTGCTCGCCGCCAGCGCGCAGTGCCAGGAATGCGTGGTGAAACAGTATTTCCGCTACACCACCGGCCGCGTGGAGACCGCGTCGGACCGTCCGGTGATCCTCGCGTTGACCGAGCGTTTCCGGACGTCCGGCTTCAAGTTCCGTGAACTGATCGTCGAACTCATGAGTGTGAGAGAATTTCCACAAGGCTCGCCGGGTGGGGGCTCGCCGGGTGGGGAAAGAAAGGCTGTCGATGTCGCAAGTAATCACAAACCGCGTTAG
- a CDS encoding type II toxin-antitoxin system prevent-host-death family antitoxin encodes MIEVGAFEAKNKLGALLDRVEHGEEVVITRHGQKR; translated from the coding sequence ATGATCGAAGTTGGTGCATTCGAAGCCAAGAACAAACTCGGGGCGCTCCTCGACCGCGTCGAGCACGGCGAGGAGGTCGTCATCACTCGTCACGGGCAAAAGCGCTAA
- a CDS encoding TIGR03067 domain-containing protein — MLAKLRDGDRAAAQAFARHLPEAGKLTLAQIRERGFRLADAQAVVARKSGFAEWPGLARHVDRLRAMEGTWAFRSLEVDGGAVPAAMLSASRLLIDGDRFRMESPEATYEGLFTIDVEAAPPRIDIDFHEGPESGNRCEGLFELEGDRFRICLALAGSQRPEAFATSPGSGCALEELVRVEHTRPPAVDGGVPPAPRPPVPEVAVVDRAGFDGPLTPTIEKLQGDWAAVELVASGVATQAAYLPYGLRTHAGTEAKVVFGGQTMLHAKMRFDEASSPVTVDYLNLSGRGKRTISLGLFRWIGDEAEFCMGSPGAPRPNDFTSGPGSGRILSRWRRKPAR; from the coding sequence TTGCTTGCGAAACTCCGCGACGGCGACCGCGCGGCAGCGCAGGCGTTCGCCAGGCACCTGCCCGAAGCGGGCAAGCTCACACTCGCGCAGATCCGCGAGCGCGGCTTCCGTCTCGCCGACGCCCAGGCGGTGGTGGCTCGAAAGAGCGGTTTCGCCGAATGGCCCGGCCTCGCCCGCCACGTGGACCGGCTGCGCGCCATGGAAGGAACCTGGGCGTTCCGCTCGCTCGAGGTGGACGGTGGCGCCGTGCCCGCAGCCATGCTATCGGCCTCGCGCCTGCTCATCGACGGCGACCGTTTTCGCATGGAATCGCCCGAGGCGACCTACGAAGGGCTCTTCACCATCGACGTAGAAGCCGCTCCCCCCCGCATCGATATTGATTTCCACGAAGGGCCCGAATCGGGCAATCGCTGCGAGGGCCTGTTCGAGCTGGAGGGCGACCGGTTCCGCATCTGTCTCGCCCTCGCGGGCTCCCAACGGCCGGAGGCGTTTGCCACATCGCCCGGCAGCGGCTGCGCGCTCGAAGAGCTGGTGCGTGTGGAGCACACGCGTCCGCCGGCTGTGGATGGCGGCGTGCCGCCCGCGCCGCGCCCACCGGTCCCCGAGGTGGCCGTCGTCGACCGCGCCGGGTTCGACGGCCCGCTGACGCCCACCATCGAGAAGCTGCAAGGCGACTGGGCGGCGGTCGAACTCGTAGCCTCCGGTGTGGCCACCCAGGCGGCGTACCTGCCCTACGGCTTGCGCACCCACGCGGGAACGGAAGCCAAGGTCGTCTTCGGCGGCCAGACGATGCTTCACGCGAAAATGCGATTCGACGAAGCGTCGTCGCCGGTGACGGTGGACTACCTGAACCTCTCGGGGCGCGGCAAGCGAACCATCTCGCTCGGGTTGTTCCGCTGGATCGGCGACGAGGCCGAGTTCTGCATGGGCTCGCCCGGCGCGCCGCGTCCGAACGATTTTACGTCCGGGCCGGGAAGTGGGCGCATCCTCAGCCGTTGGCGGCGCAAGCCTGCCAGGTAA
- a CDS encoding DUF1552 domain-containing protein produces MLRGLTAVGSPIAVGLPPLVSMFNSQGTAYAAPAEAARAAIETRFVLWFNGNGIPERYWIPYEEGAAYPMTPCLSPLAPFRDGFHVLSGVDNAAAKGNGNGHTNSMSGLMTGTMFTGRGPSGPSIDQVIAARIGNESRFRSLQIGVSQESFGESMQRNMSWSGYERALPPEMIPHRLFDRLFGEREEGWVNRKRSILDSVRQDAALLKKKLPGDDQARVDEHLAGIRDLERSIAGLPPEYRRVDPPDFDGDMKDWPRIAKLQSDLLVQALATRQTRVASYMLTKCQGLSRFPWLGYTSARHHDYTHADGRAPGADGVEGQRVLRDICRWHVEEFAYLVAKLKSVPEGDGTVFDNTCLVYVHEHAEANPHKNSGLAMIVAGGMKRLATGKHTRVTGTVGDVYLTLTDEVMGAGVGKFPTASKTVGAIVA; encoded by the coding sequence ATGTTGCGGGGGCTTACCGCCGTCGGCTCGCCGATCGCCGTGGGCCTGCCGCCGCTCGTGTCGATGTTCAACTCGCAGGGGACCGCTTACGCCGCACCCGCCGAGGCCGCCCGCGCGGCCATCGAGACGCGGTTCGTGCTGTGGTTCAACGGCAATGGCATCCCGGAACGCTACTGGATTCCCTACGAAGAGGGTGCGGCCTACCCGATGACGCCGTGCCTTTCGCCGCTCGCGCCGTTCCGCGACGGGTTCCATGTGCTGAGCGGCGTGGACAACGCCGCCGCCAAGGGCAACGGCAACGGGCACACGAATTCGATGAGCGGGTTGATGACCGGGACGATGTTCACCGGCCGCGGGCCGAGCGGTCCGTCAATCGATCAGGTGATCGCCGCGCGGATTGGGAATGAGTCGCGGTTCCGGTCGCTGCAGATCGGCGTGTCGCAGGAATCGTTCGGCGAGAGCATGCAGCGCAATATGAGTTGGTCCGGCTACGAGCGCGCGCTGCCGCCGGAGATGATCCCGCACCGGCTGTTCGATCGTCTGTTCGGCGAGCGCGAAGAGGGCTGGGTGAACCGCAAGCGCAGCATTCTCGATTCGGTCCGGCAGGACGCCGCGCTGCTGAAGAAAAAACTGCCCGGTGACGATCAGGCGCGCGTGGACGAGCACCTCGCGGGTATTCGCGATCTCGAGCGTTCGATCGCCGGGCTGCCGCCGGAATACCGTCGCGTGGATCCGCCGGATTTCGACGGCGATATGAAGGACTGGCCGCGGATCGCGAAGTTGCAGAGCGATCTGCTGGTGCAGGCGCTGGCGACGCGGCAGACGCGCGTGGCGTCGTACATGTTGACGAAGTGCCAGGGGCTTTCGCGGTTCCCGTGGCTCGGCTACACCTCGGCGCGGCATCACGACTACACGCATGCCGATGGACGCGCGCCGGGGGCGGATGGAGTCGAGGGGCAGCGCGTGCTGCGCGATATTTGCCGTTGGCACGTCGAGGAGTTCGCGTATCTGGTGGCGAAGCTGAAGTCCGTGCCCGAGGGCGACGGGACGGTCTTCGACAACACGTGCCTCGTCTACGTGCATGAGCATGCCGAGGCGAATCCGCATAAGAACAGCGGCCTCGCGATGATCGTCGCGGGCGGAATGAAGCGGCTGGCCACCGGCAAGCACACGCGGGTGACGGGTACGGTCGGGGATGTGTATCTGACACTGACCGATGAGGTGATGGGCGCGGGGGTCGGCAAGTTCCCGACGGCGTCGAAGACCGTGGGCGCGATCGTGGCCTAG